One window of the bacterium genome contains the following:
- a CDS encoding FAD-dependent oxidoreductase: MIKAENGRIEFKENLNVKYEVDVVVVGGGTAGFAAAISSAENGMKTMLIEKQGALGGLVTLGLVCYMASYPEGIGKRLLERLEDGKGIAERICDPEKTKYIMEQMAIEAGVKILYWTYVIDSIVEGNEIKGVVIQNISGRSAILAKRVIDCSGDAEVSYFSGVPVEEGWELMDGYNQAVSLDFVLNNADTTKFQPRDFYSTIQMKIEEAARKGKLPRLVEKGYLGPFPGRPSDRGEVYACTAHSRKCKATDAEDLTRIAIEQRKQIQQLVEFYRETVCGFENSWLSYTATILGVRESRRIVGEYKFTGEDLALAKKFPDAIARDTHGFDIHNPINDLPHIKHTHFKEPKEPAFCTKEPRQDGRVCCVKNNPKGEYRAYLKPGQYYEIPYRCLVPVKIDNLLVAGRCISADFEGSAGTRLIMTCITIGHAAGTAASLSIKENVAPRKLNTNLLRDKLDDEGVNLKKEPPVYVKGGPRKPIPENAEFYVYTGDGEDEIRIKE, from the coding sequence ATGATAAAAGCAGAGAATGGCAGGATAGAATTTAAAGAAAATCTTAATGTGAAATATGAAGTGGATGTTGTTGTAGTTGGTGGTGGAACAGCAGGATTTGCAGCGGCAATAAGCAGTGCAGAGAATGGGATGAAGACGATGCTTATTGAAAAACAGGGAGCACTCGGTGGGCTGGTGACCCTTGGTTTGGTATGTTACATGGCAAGTTATCCAGAAGGAATAGGAAAAAGATTACTGGAAAGGTTAGAAGATGGAAAGGGTATAGCAGAAAGGATTTGTGATCCTGAAAAAACAAAGTATATTATGGAACAAATGGCGATTGAGGCAGGAGTAAAAATTCTTTACTGGACTTATGTTATTGATTCAATAGTTGAAGGAAATGAAATAAAAGGAGTTGTAATACAAAATATTTCCGGTAGAAGTGCAATTTTAGCAAAAAGAGTTATTGATTGTAGTGGAGATGCAGAAGTTTCCTATTTTTCAGGAGTACCTGTTGAAGAAGGATGGGAATTAATGGATGGATATAATCAGGCAGTTTCTTTAGATTTTGTTTTAAATAATGCTGATACAACAAAATTTCAACCGAGGGATTTTTATTCTACAATTCAGATGAAAATAGAAGAAGCAGCAAGAAAAGGAAAATTACCACGACTTGTTGAAAAAGGATATTTAGGTCCATTTCCAGGAAGACCATCAGATAGAGGAGAAGTTTATGCTTGTACTGCTCATAGCAGAAAATGTAAAGCAACAGATGCAGAGGATTTAACAAGAATTGCAATTGAACAGAGAAAGCAAATTCAACAATTAGTAGAATTTTATAGAGAAACTGTTTGTGGATTTGAGAATTCATGGTTAAGTTATACTGCAACTATTTTAGGAGTAAGAGAGTCAAGAAGGATTGTTGGAGAATATAAATTTACAGGAGAAGACCTTGCATTAGCAAAAAAATTTCCTGATGCAATTGCAAGAGACACACATGGTTTTGATATACATAATCCCATAAATGACCTGCCTCATATAAAACATACTCATTTTAAGGAACCAAAAGAACCAGCATTTTGTACTAAAGAACCAAGACAAGACGGAAGGGTTTGTTGTGTGAAAAATAATCCAAAAGGGGAATATAGAGCATATTTGAAGCCAGGGCAATATTATGAAATTCCTTATAGATGCCTTGTTCCAGTTAAAATTGACAATTTACTTGTAGCAGGTAGATGTATTTCTGCTGATTTTGAAGGAAGTGCTGGAACAAGATTAATAATGACATGTATAACAATAGGACATGCTGCGGGAACTGCTGCATCTCTTTCAATTAAAGAAAATGTTGCTCCAAGAAAATTAAATACTAATCTCCTAAGAGATAAACTTGACGATGAAGGTGTAAATTTGAAAAAAGAACCACCAGTTTATGTAAAAGGTGGACCAAGAAAACCTATTCCTGAAAATGCTGAATTTTATGTTTATACTGGCGATGGTGAAGATGAAATAAGAATAAAGGAATAA